From a single Alloactinosynnema sp. L-07 genomic region:
- the ileS gene encoding isoleucine--tRNA ligase encodes MSAKVDLPAMERRIIEWWREKDMFGRSLAQTADGPRWTFYEGPPTANGTPGTHHIEARAFKDVLPRYRTMKGYSVLRRAGWDCHGLPVELAVEKELGISGKPDIEKIGIAEFNARCRESVQRYVGEFEAMTERMGYWVDMSHPYRTMTPEYIDSVWWALKTIFDKDLLSEDYRVAPYCPRCGTGLSDHEVAQGYETVSDPSVFVRFPVIGDVAGHSGVELLIWTTTPWTLVSNTAVAVHPDVDYQVVRGEQGVFVIAAALRHAVLGEDSEVLADLLGKDLAGVRYQRPFDLVDIPDAHFVVLGDYVTTTDGTGLVHQAPAFGADDLAVCKANGLPVVNPVAPNGRFLDEVPMVGGVFFKDADQALVDDLKARGLLFKYAKYEHPYPHCWRCHTPLMYYAQLSWYIRTTVIRDALLRENENTNWYPEHIKHGRYGDWLNNNIDWALSRSRYWGTPLPLWRTPSGKIIAVGSRKELGELCGRDLSEMDPHRPFIDDITFTDQETGETATRVPEVIDAWFDSGSMPFAQLGYPHLPGSVEEFERGYPAQYIAEAIDQTRGWFYTLMAVGTLVFDKSSYENVVCLGHIMAEDGRKMSKHLGNILQPIPLMDKHGADAVRWFMLCSGSPWSPRRIGDTPLEEIIRKVLLTYWNTVSFFTVYASIADWTPENAKPAAERPVMDRWALARAHQVAATVDTAMENVDTAGAGRAIAGFIDDLSNWYVRRSRARFWDGDTDALVTLHECLDIVTRLMAPFTPFVTEQVWGDVIARGRADAPESVHLATWPEADQALIDTDLIERMEVARHLTEAGRAARKASDIRIRQPLGRALVGLPIGLGDDLLAEVADELNIRAFESLGAAGEVVDVTVKPNFRALGKRFGKQTQRVADAINAADPDTLVRGIREDGAAKVDFEGELIDVTADEVLVSEVPRTGWVVQSDGDVTIALDTEITPELRRAGLAREVIRFIQDSRKNSGLDVVDRIQVIWEAEAEIAEAIGEHEQLIKDAVLATSLGQGTSSDSYHEYHDENLGLRVKVIRIVAK; translated from the coding sequence GTGTCAGCGAAGGTTGATCTTCCAGCGATGGAACGTCGGATTATCGAGTGGTGGCGCGAAAAGGACATGTTCGGCCGAAGCCTCGCCCAGACCGCCGACGGGCCGCGCTGGACGTTTTACGAGGGGCCGCCGACCGCTAACGGCACGCCGGGCACCCACCACATCGAGGCCAGGGCGTTCAAGGACGTGCTGCCCCGGTACCGGACGATGAAGGGCTATTCGGTACTGCGGCGCGCGGGCTGGGACTGCCACGGCCTGCCGGTCGAACTCGCGGTCGAGAAGGAACTGGGCATCAGCGGCAAGCCCGACATCGAGAAAATCGGCATCGCGGAGTTCAACGCCCGCTGCCGCGAGTCCGTGCAGCGCTATGTCGGCGAGTTCGAGGCGATGACCGAGCGCATGGGCTACTGGGTGGACATGTCCCACCCGTACCGGACGATGACCCCGGAGTACATCGACAGCGTCTGGTGGGCGCTGAAGACGATCTTCGACAAGGACCTGCTGTCCGAGGACTACCGGGTCGCCCCGTACTGCCCGCGCTGCGGCACCGGCCTGTCCGACCACGAGGTCGCCCAGGGCTACGAGACCGTGTCCGACCCGTCGGTGTTCGTCCGGTTCCCGGTCATCGGTGACGTCGCCGGACACAGCGGCGTCGAGCTGCTGATCTGGACCACGACGCCGTGGACGCTGGTGTCCAACACCGCCGTCGCCGTCCATCCCGACGTCGACTACCAGGTGGTGCGCGGCGAGCAGGGCGTGTTCGTCATCGCCGCCGCGCTGCGGCACGCGGTGCTCGGCGAGGACTCCGAGGTGCTCGCCGACCTGCTGGGCAAGGACCTGGCGGGTGTGCGCTACCAGCGTCCGTTCGACCTGGTCGACATCCCCGACGCGCACTTCGTCGTGCTCGGCGACTACGTCACCACCACCGACGGCACCGGCCTGGTCCACCAGGCCCCGGCGTTCGGTGCCGACGACCTCGCGGTGTGCAAGGCCAACGGGCTGCCCGTGGTCAACCCGGTCGCCCCGAACGGGCGCTTCCTCGACGAGGTGCCGATGGTCGGCGGGGTGTTCTTCAAGGACGCCGACCAAGCCCTCGTCGACGACCTCAAGGCGCGCGGGCTGCTGTTCAAGTACGCCAAGTACGAGCACCCGTACCCGCACTGCTGGCGCTGCCACACGCCGCTGATGTACTACGCGCAGCTGTCCTGGTACATCCGCACCACCGTGATCAGGGACGCGCTGCTGCGGGAGAACGAGAACACCAACTGGTACCCCGAGCACATCAAGCACGGCCGCTATGGCGACTGGCTCAACAACAACATCGACTGGGCGCTGTCCCGCTCCCGGTACTGGGGCACACCGCTGCCGCTGTGGCGCACCCCGAGCGGAAAGATCATCGCGGTCGGCTCCCGCAAGGAACTCGGTGAGCTGTGCGGCCGCGACCTGTCCGAGATGGACCCGCACCGCCCGTTCATCGATGACATCACCTTCACCGACCAGGAGACCGGGGAGACCGCGACCCGCGTCCCGGAGGTCATCGACGCCTGGTTCGACTCCGGGTCGATGCCATTCGCCCAGCTCGGCTACCCGCACCTGCCGGGCAGCGTCGAGGAGTTCGAGCGCGGCTACCCGGCGCAATACATCGCCGAGGCCATCGACCAGACCCGCGGCTGGTTCTACACGCTCATGGCCGTGGGCACCCTGGTGTTCGACAAGTCCTCATACGAGAACGTCGTCTGCCTCGGGCACATCATGGCCGAAGACGGCCGCAAGATGAGCAAGCACCTTGGAAACATCCTTCAGCCGATCCCGCTCATGGACAAACACGGCGCCGACGCCGTGCGCTGGTTCATGCTGTGCTCGGGCTCGCCGTGGTCCCCGCGGCGGATCGGCGACACCCCGCTCGAAGAGATCATCCGGAAGGTCCTGCTGACCTACTGGAACACGGTCTCCTTCTTCACCGTGTACGCCAGCATCGCCGACTGGACGCCGGAGAACGCCAAGCCCGCCGCCGAGCGCCCCGTCATGGACCGGTGGGCGCTCGCGCGCGCCCACCAGGTCGCGGCCACCGTGGACACCGCGATGGAGAACGTCGACACCGCGGGCGCGGGCCGGGCCATCGCCGGTTTCATCGACGACCTGTCCAACTGGTACGTCCGCCGCTCCCGCGCCCGGTTCTGGGACGGCGACACCGACGCGCTGGTCACGCTGCACGAGTGCCTCGACATCGTGACCCGGCTCATGGCGCCGTTCACGCCGTTCGTCACCGAGCAGGTGTGGGGCGACGTCATCGCGCGCGGCCGCGCCGACGCCCCCGAGTCGGTGCACCTGGCGACCTGGCCGGAGGCCGACCAGGCGCTGATCGACACCGACTTGATCGAGCGGATGGAGGTGGCCCGCCACCTCACCGAGGCCGGGCGCGCCGCCCGCAAGGCCAGCGACATCCGCATCCGCCAGCCCCTGGGCCGCGCCCTCGTCGGGCTGCCCATCGGCCTCGGCGACGACCTGCTCGCCGAGGTCGCCGACGAGCTCAACATCCGCGCGTTCGAGTCGCTCGGCGCGGCGGGCGAGGTCGTCGACGTCACCGTCAAGCCCAACTTCCGGGCGCTGGGCAAGCGGTTCGGCAAGCAGACCCAGCGGGTCGCCGACGCGATCAACGCCGCCGACCCGGACACGCTTGTCCGCGGCATCCGCGAGGACGGTGCCGCCAAGGTCGACTTCGAAGGCGAGCTGATCGACGTCACCGCGGACGAGGTCCTGGTCAGCGAGGTCCCGCGCACCGGATGGGTCGTGCAGTCCGACGGCGACGTCACCATCGCGCTCGACACCGAGATCACCCCGGAACTGCGCCGCGCGGGCCTGGCTCGCGAGGTCATCCGGTTCATCCAGGACTCGCGGAAGAACTCGGGCCTGGACGTCGTCGACCGCATTCAGGTCATCTGGGAAGCCGAGGCGGAGATCGCCGAGGCGATCGGCGAGCACGAGCAGCTGATCAAGGACGCGGTGCTGGCGACGTCGCTGGGGCAGGGCACCAGTTCCGACTCGTACCACGAGTACCACGACGAGAACCTGGGCCTGCGGGTCAAGGTGATCCGGATCGTCGCCAAGTAG
- a CDS encoding malic enzyme protein — protein MFAPLDPARVDRLKAAYSVRNLDRDAPLTLVHHSDHQPNHGDLVIAEVTKLGYHQLLEMTDGRKARLYVGDEILVAYGARYAPDHFEAELPDDLGACDLVAAGGVLGKVRSRNAAVSAPTTVRPLGLVADATGRVLNVSDLGLGAPPLTALRKPPTFIVVGTSMNSGKTTTVASLVHGLTRSGLRVGAAKVTGTAAGGDPWLFRDSGAVVALDFTDAGMATTFRIPMERLVASSLLLHGHLMARGVDAIVLEIADGLLQPETAQLLDRPEIRRITDGVLFAAADSSGALYGVQRLRAANHPVLAVSGLLTISPLAVREAQAGLDVPVYGSDDLQSPALAGELLRRSAAEAAVEHEVGEVMA, from the coding sequence ATGTTCGCTCCCCTTGATCCCGCCCGCGTCGACCGCCTGAAGGCGGCCTACTCGGTGCGAAATCTCGATCGCGACGCGCCGCTTACCCTCGTCCATCACAGCGATCACCAGCCGAATCATGGTGATCTCGTGATAGCCGAGGTCACCAAGCTGGGTTACCACCAGTTGCTTGAGATGACCGATGGCCGCAAGGCACGGCTCTACGTCGGCGACGAGATCCTCGTCGCCTACGGAGCCCGCTACGCGCCCGATCACTTCGAAGCCGAACTCCCCGACGACCTGGGCGCCTGCGACCTGGTCGCGGCGGGCGGCGTGCTGGGCAAGGTCCGCAGCCGCAACGCCGCGGTGAGCGCGCCGACGACAGTTCGCCCCCTCGGCCTGGTCGCCGACGCCACCGGCCGCGTGCTGAATGTCTCCGACCTGGGCCTGGGCGCGCCACCGCTGACCGCGCTGCGCAAGCCGCCGACCTTCATCGTCGTGGGAACCTCGATGAACTCCGGCAAAACGACCACCGTCGCCTCCCTGGTGCACGGTTTGACCCGTTCGGGCCTGCGCGTGGGCGCCGCCAAGGTCACCGGCACCGCCGCGGGCGGCGACCCCTGGCTCTTCCGCGACTCGGGCGCCGTCGTGGCCCTGGACTTCACCGACGCGGGTATGGCCACCACGTTCCGCATCCCGATGGAACGCCTCGTGGCCAGTTCGCTGCTGCTCCACGGCCACCTGATGGCCCGCGGCGTGGACGCGATCGTCCTGGAGATCGCCGACGGCCTGCTCCAGCCCGAGACCGCGCAGCTGCTCGACCGCCCCGAGATCCGCCGCATCACCGACGGTGTCCTCTTCGCCGCCGCCGACTCCTCGGGTGCCCTCTACGGCGTCCAGCGCCTGCGCGCGGCCAACCACCCGGTGCTCGCCGTGAGCGGTCTGCTCACGATCTCGCCGCTGGCGGTCCGCGAAGCGCAGGCAGGCCTCGACGTCCCGGTCTACGGCTCCGACGACCTGCAGTCCCCCGCCCTGGCTGGCGAACTGCTCCGCCGGTCGGCGGCCGAGGCCGCGGTGGAACACGAGGTCGGCGAGGTAATGGCCTAG
- a CDS encoding non-ribosomal peptide synthetase, whose translation MSSMMSRSLLSSFRSIVDRAPDSPAMCHPAADVTLTYGEVAERARALSGALAARGAGRGAMVGVCLPPGVDRVVAFLAVLWTGAAYVPLDPRHPVRRRRLLVAEAGAETVVTDRAMANDFPGVDAVFPDAVGDAEPGEPPRAEDPAIVYFTSGTTGTPKGVLVPHRSILAMLDSIGHLCPGPGDRIAAGSSPAFDAATYEIWGALTGGACLVVVEWDTLIDPAALAATLTGHGVTQLFVTTAVFHQTAAYDPTVYKGLRTVLFGGDVADPRRVREVLAAPPKHLVHLYGPTETTTFATSHEITALAEDATSVPIGRGLAGSRLHVVDEDLAPVAPGEVGELCVGGPTVTLGYLRRPELTESRFVPEPGVPGSRMYRTGDRVHDLGGGVLDFVGRVDSQVKIRGVRIELGEVDAALAAHPDIAEAVTVVVGDTAEDRTLAGFVVAAADAETEDLAERVLAYARRQLPDAMVPGRLTLLERIPLAANGKIDRAALTTDGVAIEPSAAAAADQPLLALVCALWAQLIDVPSVRPDDDFFAVGGHSLLLGRLSARYQAVLGVRMPLRDMLGDNTPAFHEKWLADHEPAPGHFAEAIARREDAAS comes from the coding sequence ATGTCGTCAATGATGTCGCGATCATTGCTGTCATCTTTTAGGTCAATCGTGGATCGGGCTCCCGATTCACCGGCGATGTGCCATCCCGCCGCCGATGTGACACTCACCTATGGCGAGGTCGCGGAGCGGGCACGCGCGCTTTCGGGCGCGCTGGCCGCGCGGGGGGCGGGCCGGGGGGCCATGGTGGGGGTGTGCCTGCCGCCGGGCGTGGACCGCGTCGTTGCGTTCCTCGCGGTCCTGTGGACGGGTGCGGCGTACGTCCCGCTCGACCCGCGTCACCCGGTGCGCAGGCGGCGTCTGCTGGTGGCCGAGGCGGGCGCGGAGACGGTGGTGACCGACCGGGCCATGGCCAACGACTTCCCCGGGGTCGACGCCGTGTTCCCCGACGCGGTCGGCGACGCCGAACCGGGTGAGCCGCCGCGCGCGGAGGACCCGGCGATCGTGTACTTCACATCGGGAACGACGGGCACCCCGAAAGGCGTGCTCGTGCCGCACCGGTCGATCCTGGCGATGCTCGATTCGATCGGCCACCTGTGCCCCGGCCCGGGGGACCGGATCGCCGCGGGCAGTTCGCCCGCGTTCGACGCCGCCACCTACGAGATCTGGGGTGCGCTCACCGGCGGGGCCTGCCTCGTCGTCGTGGAGTGGGACACCCTGATCGACCCAGCGGCCCTCGCCGCGACGCTGACCGGCCACGGCGTGACCCAGCTGTTCGTGACCACGGCCGTCTTCCACCAGACCGCCGCGTACGACCCGACGGTCTACAAGGGACTGCGCACGGTGTTGTTCGGGGGCGACGTCGCCGACCCGCGGCGCGTCCGCGAGGTACTGGCCGCCCCGCCGAAGCACCTGGTCCACCTCTACGGACCGACCGAGACGACCACGTTCGCCACCTCGCACGAGATCACCGCCCTGGCCGAGGACGCGACGAGCGTGCCGATCGGGCGGGGCCTGGCGGGTTCCCGGCTCCACGTGGTCGACGAGGACCTTGCTCCGGTGGCACCCGGTGAGGTCGGCGAGCTGTGCGTGGGCGGCCCCACCGTCACCCTCGGGTATCTGCGGCGGCCGGAGCTGACCGAGTCCCGGTTCGTGCCGGAGCCCGGCGTGCCGGGGTCTCGGATGTACCGCACCGGCGACCGGGTCCACGATCTCGGCGGCGGCGTCCTCGACTTCGTCGGCCGGGTCGACTCCCAGGTCAAGATCCGCGGTGTGCGCATCGAACTGGGCGAGGTCGACGCCGCGTTGGCCGCGCACCCCGACATCGCCGAGGCGGTCACGGTCGTGGTCGGCGACACCGCCGAGGACCGGACGCTGGCCGGGTTCGTCGTGGCGGCGGCGGACGCGGAGACCGAGGACCTCGCCGAGCGGGTACTGGCCTACGCGCGCAGGCAGCTGCCCGACGCCATGGTCCCCGGCAGGCTCACGCTGCTGGAGCGGATCCCGCTGGCCGCCAACGGCAAGATCGATCGTGCTGCCCTGACCACGGATGGTGTGGCGATCGAGCCCAGCGCGGCCGCCGCGGCCGACCAGCCACTGCTGGCACTGGTGTGCGCGCTGTGGGCCCAGCTGATCGATGTTCCGTCGGTCCGGCCGGACGACGATTTCTTCGCGGTGGGCGGGCATTCGCTGCTGCTGGGCAGGCTCAGCGCCCGCTACCAGGCGGTGCTCGGGGTGCGGATGCCACTGCGGGACATGCTCGGCGACAACACGCCCGCCTTCCACGAGAAATGGCTCGCCGACCACGAGCCTGCCCCCGGCCACTTCGCCGAAGCCATCGCCCGGCGCGAGGACGCGGCGTCATGA
- a CDS encoding condensation domain-containing protein, whose translation MREALARDIGAVLARRRLGGLDDAPAGFPAADALNLAVTIGARTGTDLRVDDLARAGSVAGLIDFALRVAAAPDEHGRGPGAATPLSHTQARFLLSEQFTPGLDDNNVVLAFLLTGPLDTAALRRALDDVVARHAVLRSTFTWDDELGPVQRPVAWPGLEVVEPTEGGPAEVAVAACVDWWDSPVDLETAPPLAARLVPMTAATHLLCVRVHHIAFDGRSESVFVADLGAAYAARVACRAPDWAPTASYRDFVWWERSQGQAWLDRDLPYWRDVLAAAPPPLLPPADLDQAPRRGCERTVPAERVAAFTKAVRGAGAAPLTGLLHGAARALAQEFSTDRIVVGTMSSGRFERVFDRVVGCFVNPLMISMAAPDGDSADWLRVVSRDVTRSLRHARTPFDEVTRLLRPGAPALVQVFVTLQDPPVSDSFGADVRIEAVLVDPPRTAMDLVIEAAPQPDGGWRIDTYGRADGLGDAAMTAITDTVAQSIVDIGG comes from the coding sequence ATGCGTGAGGCGTTGGCCCGCGACATCGGCGCGGTGCTGGCCCGGCGTCGGCTCGGGGGGCTGGACGACGCGCCCGCGGGGTTCCCGGCCGCCGACGCGCTCAACCTCGCCGTCACCATCGGCGCCCGCACCGGCACCGACCTGCGGGTGGACGACCTCGCGCGGGCGGGCTCGGTGGCGGGCCTGATCGACTTCGCCCTGCGCGTGGCCGCCGCGCCCGACGAGCACGGGCGCGGGCCGGGGGCGGCGACACCGCTGTCGCACACCCAGGCCCGGTTCCTGCTGTCCGAGCAGTTCACCCCGGGGCTCGACGACAACAACGTCGTCCTCGCGTTTCTGCTCACCGGCCCCTTGGACACGGCCGCGCTGCGGCGGGCGCTGGACGACGTGGTCGCTCGGCACGCCGTGCTGCGCTCGACGTTCACCTGGGACGACGAGCTCGGCCCGGTGCAGCGCCCGGTCGCCTGGCCCGGCCTGGAGGTAGTCGAGCCCACCGAGGGAGGCCCGGCCGAGGTCGCAGTGGCGGCCTGCGTCGACTGGTGGGACAGTCCCGTCGATCTGGAGACCGCACCGCCGCTGGCCGCGCGGCTGGTGCCGATGACGGCGGCGACGCACCTGCTGTGCGTTCGCGTGCACCACATCGCCTTCGACGGCCGGTCCGAGTCGGTGTTCGTCGCCGACCTCGGCGCCGCGTACGCCGCCCGCGTTGCCTGCCGCGCCCCCGACTGGGCCCCGACAGCCTCCTACCGCGACTTCGTGTGGTGGGAGCGGTCCCAGGGCCAGGCGTGGCTCGACCGGGATCTGCCGTACTGGCGCGACGTGCTGGCCGCCGCGCCGCCGCCCCTGCTGCCCCCTGCCGACCTGGACCAAGCGCCCCGTCGCGGGTGCGAGCGGACAGTGCCCGCCGAGCGCGTCGCCGCGTTCACCAAGGCGGTGCGTGGCGCGGGCGCGGCCCCCTTGACGGGTCTGCTGCACGGCGCGGCCCGCGCGCTCGCCCAGGAGTTCTCCACGGACCGGATCGTCGTTGGCACCATGTCCTCCGGCCGGTTCGAACGGGTCTTCGACCGGGTCGTCGGCTGCTTCGTCAACCCGCTGATGATCTCCATGGCCGCGCCGGACGGCGACAGCGCCGACTGGCTGCGGGTGGTGAGCCGGGACGTCACGCGCAGCCTTCGGCACGCGCGCACACCATTCGACGAGGTGACGCGGCTGTTGCGGCCCGGCGCCCCCGCGCTCGTCCAGGTGTTCGTGACGCTGCAGGACCCGCCGGTGTCCGACAGCTTCGGCGCGGACGTGCGGATCGAGGCCGTGCTCGTCGACCCGCCGCGCACGGCCATGGACCTCGTCATCGAGGCCGCGCCCCAGCCGGACGGCGGATGGCGGATCGACACGTACGGCCGGGCCGACGGACTGGGCGACGCGGCGATGACAGCGATCACCGACACGGTCGCCCAGTCCATCGTGGACATCGGCGGCTGA